In Chengkuizengella sediminis, a single window of DNA contains:
- the nagB gene encoding glucosamine-6-phosphate deaminase, whose product MEVIKVRDYNEMSKKAAEYITSKVKSSTCINLGLATGGTPLGLYKNMVLDFQKNKTDYQHVTSFNLDEYVGLSEDHPNSYHYYMKENLFNYINILKSNVHLPNGKGVSLKKECDHYDKLIKGCGGIDVQVLGIGQNGHIGFNEPGTSFGTKTHVVKLTESTRQANKHFFNDMDEVPTHAITMGIQSIMNSREILLLASGAEKGVAINKLLQGDLNEQFPASILQLHPNVTVIADEQSLTSHISIQDITT is encoded by the coding sequence ATGGAAGTCATTAAAGTTAGAGATTATAATGAAATGAGTAAAAAAGCAGCAGAGTATATTACCTCAAAAGTAAAATCAAGTACTTGTATCAATTTGGGTTTAGCAACAGGAGGGACACCCTTAGGTTTATATAAAAACATGGTTTTAGATTTTCAAAAGAATAAAACAGATTATCAACATGTTACTAGCTTTAACCTAGATGAATATGTTGGCCTATCAGAAGATCACCCTAATAGTTATCACTATTACATGAAAGAAAATTTGTTTAATTATATTAATATATTGAAATCAAATGTTCACCTGCCAAATGGAAAAGGAGTTTCATTAAAAAAAGAATGTGATCATTATGATAAACTAATAAAAGGGTGTGGAGGGATTGATGTTCAGGTTTTGGGAATCGGACAAAATGGGCACATTGGTTTTAACGAACCCGGAACATCATTTGGCACAAAAACACATGTTGTAAAACTTACGGAATCTACACGACAAGCCAATAAACATTTTTTTAATGACATGGATGAAGTACCTACTCATGCTATTACGATGGGGATCCAGTCCATCATGAACAGTAGAGAAATTCTTTTACTTGCATCAGGTGCAGAGAAAGGTGTAGCGATTAATAAACTGCTGCAAGGTGATTTAAACGAGCAATTTCCAGCATCTATTTTACAGTTACATCCAAACGTAACAGTTATTGCAGATGAGCAGTCACTTACATCACATATTTCAATACAGGATATAACAACATAA
- a CDS encoding YwhD family protein, with translation MNFDKKGKKNLSLNVVSNKEHKGFGAGTINLSQMSSMIIDGDKAYIDIGALHAKSKVEKGIKFLTDKEEVPNGRKCWIAWVAVDRKEEGSYYAGVTVCEMLIDEEARRGWKILADHVNKMDKALKRKFILDGLDDTEKTALQTALMEHNQEWWENSGDELKEGLNT, from the coding sequence ATGAACTTTGATAAAAAGGGGAAAAAGAATTTATCTTTGAATGTAGTTAGCAATAAAGAGCATAAAGGTTTTGGAGCGGGGACAATTAACCTTAGCCAAATGTCGAGTATGATCATTGATGGAGATAAAGCCTATATAGATATTGGGGCCTTACATGCGAAAAGTAAGGTGGAAAAAGGCATTAAATTTCTTACAGATAAAGAAGAAGTGCCTAACGGTAGGAAGTGTTGGATTGCATGGGTGGCCGTAGACCGCAAAGAAGAAGGTTCATATTATGCAGGTGTTACCGTATGTGAAATGCTGATTGATGAAGAAGCAAGAAGAGGGTGGAAGATTCTCGCTGATCATGTAAATAAGATGGACAAAGCGCTTAAGCGTAAATTTATTTTAGATGGTTTAGATGATACGGAGAAAACAGCCTTGCAAACAGCTCTAATGGAGCATAATCAAGAATGGTGGGAAAACTCTGGTGATGAGTTGAAAGAAGGGTTAAATACTTAG
- a CDS encoding M1 family metallopeptidase, with product MLQKMKFFGYVFIFITFLTLSYFIFINLWNTVQFNHENERNSPAFLDESSVLGKQTEFIQLDYPDHSKPLSSRIVHYNIDVELDEKNKKLLGSQKLTWINPGKQPVNEIYFHLYPNAFQSKKTSFIIESGGSLRNDEMKEDSFGSMTIHNIRIDSGAELTQQTFFIQPDDGNPNDYTLMGLKLSQSVLPGEEITLHMTFTVQLPYVFARMGYAGDFIMAGQWFPKIAAYEKKGMRGRNTEGWNLHQYHGNSEFYANFGTYDVNIKVPSNYIVAATGVQIDKTETRIDRTIDQTIIGTFDHSTSSGQELEEAGNSKTYHYKAVDVHDFAWSASPQFKVIEEVYRSENVKDVTIKLYLDPLHSDLKERYLYAAKSALNNFTDWYGEYPYPTLSIVIPPDGANGAGGMEYPTLVTAWSASEKEKDSSLERVIIHEIGHQFWYGMVASNEFEEAWLDEAFTSYAEDKVMEKEYGIRSKTHYEASYVSSPAPLKQNAWEYEYKNEYAQNVYIRGKLVLRDIEEIIGTAQMNKVLKTYFQRWKFNHPSTEDFQAVLEDVTGQEWDQYFNTFIYDNKMVDYAVQSININKIINEEQTLYKHQVLIQKNGATFHQPLSILFTFEDGTSIVKTWEGKEEHKMFTFTHSSTLNWVAIDPEHTVILENKHINNFKSTTINSETKTRWNLVLIQWIEIILNSKMW from the coding sequence ATGTTGCAAAAAATGAAATTTTTCGGATATGTATTTATCTTTATAACCTTTTTAACGCTCAGCTATTTTATATTCATCAATCTCTGGAACACAGTTCAATTCAATCATGAAAATGAAAGAAACTCTCCAGCTTTTTTAGATGAGAGTTCTGTCCTCGGGAAACAAACTGAATTTATTCAATTAGATTATCCAGACCATTCAAAACCACTCAGTTCAAGAATAGTTCATTACAACATTGATGTAGAGCTGGATGAAAAAAATAAGAAGCTGCTCGGTTCTCAAAAATTAACTTGGATTAACCCAGGAAAACAACCTGTGAATGAAATCTATTTCCACTTATATCCGAATGCGTTTCAATCCAAAAAAACCAGCTTCATAATTGAATCAGGGGGCAGTTTAAGAAACGACGAAATGAAAGAAGACAGCTTTGGAAGTATGACTATACACAACATAAGGATAGATAGTGGAGCGGAATTAACACAGCAAACCTTTTTTATACAACCTGATGACGGAAATCCAAATGACTATACATTAATGGGATTGAAACTCTCACAATCTGTTTTGCCCGGTGAAGAAATCACGCTTCATATGACGTTTACCGTTCAATTACCTTATGTTTTTGCAAGGATGGGATATGCAGGAGATTTCATTATGGCTGGTCAGTGGTTTCCGAAGATTGCAGCTTACGAAAAAAAAGGAATGCGTGGTCGAAATACAGAGGGATGGAATTTGCACCAATACCATGGTAATTCAGAGTTTTATGCTAATTTTGGTACTTATGATGTAAATATCAAAGTTCCATCGAATTATATTGTAGCTGCAACGGGAGTACAGATAGACAAAACTGAAACAAGAATCGATCGTACGATAGATCAAACTATTATTGGAACTTTTGATCATTCCACTTCCTCTGGACAAGAGTTAGAGGAAGCTGGCAACAGTAAAACTTATCATTATAAAGCCGTAGATGTCCATGATTTTGCATGGTCTGCATCTCCTCAATTTAAGGTCATAGAGGAAGTTTATCGTTCGGAAAATGTTAAGGATGTTACCATCAAATTATACTTGGACCCCCTTCACAGTGACCTAAAAGAACGCTATTTATATGCTGCCAAATCAGCCTTAAACAACTTCACAGATTGGTATGGTGAATATCCTTATCCTACTTTATCTATCGTTATCCCTCCTGATGGGGCAAATGGGGCTGGTGGCATGGAATACCCTACATTAGTAACCGCATGGTCTGCTTCAGAAAAGGAAAAAGATAGTTCATTAGAAAGAGTCATTATACACGAAATTGGACATCAATTCTGGTATGGTATGGTCGCTTCAAATGAATTTGAAGAGGCTTGGTTAGACGAAGCTTTTACCTCTTATGCTGAGGATAAAGTGATGGAAAAAGAATATGGAATACGGTCAAAAACCCATTATGAAGCTAGTTATGTATCCTCACCCGCACCGCTTAAGCAAAATGCATGGGAATACGAATATAAAAATGAATATGCTCAAAACGTTTATATTAGAGGGAAGTTAGTGTTACGTGATATAGAGGAGATCATAGGCACAGCTCAAATGAACAAAGTATTAAAAACATACTTCCAACGTTGGAAATTTAATCATCCCTCTACGGAAGATTTTCAAGCTGTATTAGAAGACGTCACTGGTCAGGAATGGGATCAGTATTTCAACACATTTATTTATGACAATAAAATGGTTGATTATGCAGTTCAATCGATTAACATCAACAAGATCATCAATGAAGAACAAACGTTATATAAACATCAAGTGTTGATTCAAAAAAATGGTGCGACATTCCATCAGCCATTGTCCATATTATTCACTTTTGAGGATGGGACTTCCATAGTAAAAACCTGGGAAGGAAAAGAGGAACATAAAATGTTTACATTTACGCATTCATCCACCTTAAATTGGGTTGCGATTGATCCAGAACATACGGTGATTTTAGAAAATAAACATATCAATAACTTTAAGAGTACTACTATAAATTCAGAAACAAAAACTAGATGGAATTTAGTTTTAATCCAATGGATTGAAATAATATTGAACTCCAAGATGTGGTGA
- a CDS encoding LysM peptidoglycan-binding domain-containing protein, whose amino-acid sequence MIYVVQANDTLNGIAAKYGVSVQEIMEVNGITDQDYIVIGQQLYIPTMGVADTYIVQPGDTLNDIAAAYNVSVSDLIRLNNLQDPNMLYVGQMLKIPLPMEPGMEMETYVVQPGDSLYMISQKFGVPIVDLVEINNITEESYLYVGQTLYIPMAPPTPEEPVAGTYVVQSGDTLNAISQRSGVSVEDLMAINNISDPNMIYVGQVLLVPVLPEPGVAYHIVKPRETIWRIARMYGLRARRLMRYNNITAPWNLYVGQVLLIPEVMSEPEEPEPEPEPEPEPEPEPEEVYHTVMEGETFRSIGNQYGITGRELADYNGMQLGTAPEPGTVLKIPPASMS is encoded by the coding sequence ATGATTTATGTAGTACAGGCGAATGATACATTGAATGGAATCGCTGCAAAATATGGAGTATCCGTTCAAGAAATTATGGAAGTAAATGGAATCACTGATCAAGATTATATTGTTATAGGCCAACAGCTTTATATACCTACAATGGGTGTTGCAGATACCTATATTGTTCAACCGGGAGATACGCTAAATGATATTGCGGCAGCATATAATGTTTCAGTATCTGATCTTATTCGATTAAATAATCTTCAGGACCCCAATATGTTATATGTGGGCCAAATGCTGAAAATACCATTACCTATGGAACCAGGTATGGAAATGGAAACTTATGTAGTACAGCCAGGCGATTCATTATATATGATTTCTCAAAAATTTGGGGTACCTATCGTTGACTTAGTTGAGATTAATAATATTACTGAAGAAAGTTACCTTTATGTAGGTCAAACACTGTACATTCCAATGGCACCACCAACACCAGAAGAGCCTGTAGCGGGAACTTACGTTGTACAGTCTGGTGACACATTAAACGCGATTTCACAACGTTCAGGTGTTTCAGTGGAAGATTTAATGGCAATTAATAATATTTCAGATCCAAATATGATTTATGTGGGTCAAGTATTATTAGTTCCTGTTCTTCCAGAGCCAGGTGTGGCGTACCATATCGTTAAACCAAGAGAGACGATTTGGAGAATTGCACGAATGTATGGTCTTAGAGCAAGAAGATTGATGAGATATAATAATATTACGGCTCCTTGGAATTTATATGTAGGTCAAGTGCTCTTGATTCCTGAAGTTATGTCTGAACCAGAAGAGCCAGAACCAGAGCCAGAACCAGAACCAGAGCCAGAGCCAGAGCCGGAAGAAGTTTATCATACAGTGATGGAAGGAGAAACATTTCGATCTATAGGGAATCAATATGGTATAACAGGTAGAGAGTTGGCAGATTACAATGGTATGCAGTTAGGAACTGCGCCCGAACCTGGCACTGTTCTTAAAATTCCACCTGCTTCAATGTCGTAA
- a CDS encoding LysM peptidoglycan-binding domain-containing protein: protein MITHVIKEGENLWGISQKYGVPLQMIMKQNNLTSGIIYIGQSLMIPTMEQTHIVKSGDTLYDISQTYGISVKEIMDTNNLSSTVIYVGQKLIIPKKGEWYIVQSGDTLFAISSKYGVSVQEIVDANNLIDAGYIYVGQTLYIPVSSEPAEPSQPTEPPEVNVYIVKSGDSLNLISSQSNVPIDTLIKINNILDPDSIYIGQMLIVPIVPETGEYHIVVPGDTLTKIAEYHTVNRNELMRMNGLTDPNKIRVGQVLMLPPPVPA, encoded by the coding sequence ATGATCACCCATGTTATTAAAGAAGGAGAAAATTTGTGGGGTATATCTCAAAAGTACGGCGTACCATTACAAATGATCATGAAACAAAATAATCTTACTAGTGGAATTATTTATATAGGTCAAAGCTTGATGATTCCAACTATGGAGCAGACACATATAGTGAAATCTGGGGACACATTGTACGATATATCGCAAACCTACGGAATTTCGGTGAAAGAGATTATGGATACAAACAATTTAAGTAGTACTGTGATCTATGTAGGTCAAAAGTTAATCATCCCAAAAAAAGGCGAATGGTATATTGTCCAAAGCGGGGATACATTATTTGCAATCTCAAGTAAATACGGTGTTTCTGTACAAGAGATCGTGGATGCCAACAATCTGATTGACGCCGGTTATATTTATGTAGGTCAAACGTTATATATCCCTGTAAGTTCTGAACCTGCGGAACCATCACAACCAACAGAGCCACCAGAAGTAAATGTGTACATTGTCAAATCGGGAGATTCTTTAAACTTAATATCAAGTCAATCTAATGTACCTATCGATACCTTAATAAAAATCAACAATATATTAGATCCTGATAGTATTTATATAGGTCAAATGTTAATTGTTCCAATTGTACCGGAAACAGGCGAATATCACATCGTTGTACCAGGTGATACGCTAACTAAAATCGCAGAATACCATACTGTGAACCGGAATGAATTAATGAGGATGAATGGATTAACAGATCCGAATAAGATTAGAGTAGGTCAAGTATTGATGCTTCCTCCACCTGTACCCGCCTAA